One genomic segment of uncultured Desulfobacter sp. includes these proteins:
- a CDS encoding LysE family transporter: MGKYLFMGMVLGLSAGLSPGPLLALVISETIRLGISAGIRVAMAPLISDIPVLIISFVLVSSLSGSDPVLGIISLAGASLILKMGISSIRTTGQMPQSPGRASESLMKGVLVNILSPHPYLFWITVGTPLASKAWQIHPGGAIGFVAGFYLLLVGSKLFLAFVVARTRSFLTGGAYVWTMRVLGFLLCCFAWGLAREGAELLGWF; the protein is encoded by the coding sequence ATGGGAAAATATTTATTCATGGGAATGGTTTTAGGCTTGTCCGCCGGTTTGTCTCCAGGCCCTTTGCTGGCCCTTGTCATCAGTGAAACCATTCGCTTGGGTATAAGCGCTGGTATCCGTGTTGCCATGGCACCGCTGATCTCGGATATTCCTGTGTTGATTATCTCCTTTGTTTTGGTCTCGTCTCTGTCCGGGTCCGACCCCGTACTCGGGATTATTTCTCTTGCAGGGGCCAGCCTTATTTTGAAAATGGGTATTTCAAGCATTCGAACTACCGGGCAGATGCCACAGTCCCCGGGCCGGGCGTCTGAATCCCTTATGAAAGGGGTGCTGGTAAATATTTTAAGTCCCCACCCGTACCTGTTCTGGATTACCGTTGGTACCCCCTTGGCTTCCAAGGCCTGGCAGATTCATCCCGGGGGTGCCATTGGATTTGTGGCCGGATTCTACCTGCTGCTTGTGGGCTCAAAACTTTTTCTGGCCTTTGTGGTGGCTCGGACCCGCAGCTTTTTAACCGGTGGGGCCTATGTATGGACCATGAGGGTGCTGGGGTTTCTTTTGTGCTGTTTTGCCTGGGGGCTTGCCCGGGAGGGAGCAGAGCTTCTGGGCTGGTTTTAA
- a CDS encoding UPF0182 family protein yields the protein MTKTKKWMAFIIGLLAILGILIAAVKFIFLNFFVDLWWFKTQGMTSYYLLRLLYPYLILIFFTILFFAIFYINFRVASHIIGFEDKPDGYKEKRWLKYLNHALRDMYIILSFVMALIVAIPIFKNWENSLLFLFGSRSGVLDPLFGKDISFYLFSLPIYHLLQKEVLIVVALMLAGVLFIYWYERAATPIEHRIKSHKAHWHASILVIFIFAVLCWGFMLERYDLLYETANLPVFKGPGFVEMTVILPFIWVTVISLMLTGIFLVLKIHKRVGWKMPIIFFLISVIAFLGKDVETFGDTVRKYIVMPNQMVRDRNYIKASVEATLAAYGLDNVEIRDFEMNSAVSFDADDPDTLRRLRNVPVWDKELLDNVFEELQGIRTYYSFPTIDVDRYWVDGEYRQVYLGAREINNSKLPEVAQNWINTHLQYTHGQGVAMIPAAQAGDVPMTWFIKDIPPQSQFGLSSDQTDIYYGLEDKPYAIVPNSVGEISSSDGDSENIVHYNGKGGIALNSLLRKFLLAYYFKDRDIFFTTKTNKRSRILFRRNITERILHITPFLKLDADPYIVHTPKGLFWIQDAYTTASNYPIASPYKEEGFNYIRNSVKIVVDAYNGNVSFYEADSSDPIINAYRKMYPGMFKPLSEMPSFLKQHIRYPRDIFAIQMSIYATYHQTNPERFYRQEDNWMFSKIAIGKKFFPATPYYLTLDLLEPGKDEFFLFLPLSPFGRDNLRALMFAGNDLENYGKIYAYRFPRNQQVYGPAQVHSLINQDTVISEQFSLWDQRGSELVFGKMIIEPTGGAPLYIQPLYLQEEGPLKIPQIKRLIMSLEDTVVMAPSLEEAAVKLENELRRKSVHLEKKGPVSPSTPNQEIPADDIKETKPDV from the coding sequence ATGACTAAAACAAAAAAGTGGATGGCATTCATAATTGGCTTGCTTGCGATACTCGGTATCCTGATCGCTGCTGTTAAATTTATATTCCTAAATTTTTTTGTGGACTTGTGGTGGTTTAAAACCCAAGGAATGACATCATATTATCTTCTGAGGCTACTCTATCCATACCTTATACTTATATTTTTCACGATCCTGTTTTTTGCAATCTTCTATATCAACTTCAGGGTTGCGTCCCATATCATTGGATTTGAAGACAAGCCGGATGGTTACAAAGAAAAAAGATGGTTAAAGTATCTGAACCATGCCTTGCGAGACATGTATATTATTCTTTCTTTTGTAATGGCTTTGATAGTTGCCATACCGATTTTCAAAAATTGGGAAAATTCACTGCTGTTTCTCTTCGGAAGTCGTAGTGGTGTGTTGGATCCTCTGTTCGGCAAGGACATCAGTTTTTACCTTTTTTCTCTTCCGATCTACCATTTGCTCCAAAAAGAAGTTCTTATAGTCGTTGCACTGATGCTCGCAGGCGTTCTGTTTATTTACTGGTACGAGAGGGCGGCAACCCCCATAGAACACCGTATAAAATCCCATAAAGCACATTGGCACGCCAGTATTCTGGTGATATTTATTTTTGCGGTTTTATGCTGGGGATTTATGTTGGAGCGGTATGATCTATTGTATGAAACTGCCAATCTTCCCGTTTTCAAAGGTCCCGGCTTTGTAGAGATGACTGTTATTCTTCCCTTTATATGGGTTACAGTAATTTCCTTGATGTTAACGGGTATTTTCCTGGTACTCAAAATTCACAAGCGCGTCGGGTGGAAAATGCCCATTATCTTTTTTTTGATTTCCGTTATTGCATTCTTAGGAAAAGATGTTGAGACATTTGGAGATACCGTTCGAAAATATATCGTGATGCCAAACCAAATGGTACGGGATCGGAACTACATCAAGGCAAGTGTTGAAGCTACGCTTGCGGCCTATGGGCTTGACAATGTTGAAATCAGGGATTTTGAAATGAATTCGGCGGTCTCTTTCGATGCCGATGATCCGGATACCTTGCGTCGGTTGCGTAATGTTCCTGTCTGGGACAAAGAGCTTCTTGATAATGTATTCGAGGAACTTCAAGGTATACGGACATATTATTCATTTCCAACTATTGATGTTGACCGCTATTGGGTAGATGGTGAATATCGGCAAGTCTATCTTGGCGCAAGAGAAATAAATAATTCAAAGCTGCCCGAAGTCGCTCAGAATTGGATTAACACCCATCTTCAATATACCCACGGGCAGGGGGTGGCCATGATTCCGGCCGCCCAGGCTGGAGATGTACCAATGACATGGTTTATTAAAGATATCCCCCCTCAATCTCAATTTGGGTTATCCAGCGATCAAACCGATATTTACTACGGACTGGAAGACAAGCCCTACGCAATCGTTCCAAACAGTGTCGGAGAAATCAGCTCCTCTGACGGCGACAGTGAGAACATAGTCCACTACAATGGAAAGGGCGGCATTGCGCTCAATTCACTTTTGCGCAAATTTTTATTGGCGTACTATTTTAAAGATAGAGACATCTTTTTTACAACCAAAACAAACAAGCGGAGTAGAATACTGTTTCGAAGAAATATTACGGAACGCATTCTGCATATTACCCCCTTTCTTAAACTGGACGCGGATCCCTATATCGTTCACACACCAAAGGGACTCTTCTGGATACAGGACGCTTATACAACGGCATCCAATTATCCGATTGCATCCCCATACAAAGAAGAAGGATTCAATTATATTCGTAATTCGGTAAAAATAGTGGTTGATGCTTATAACGGTAACGTCTCATTTTATGAAGCCGATTCCAGCGATCCCATCATTAATGCTTACCGTAAAATGTATCCTGGAATGTTCAAGCCATTATCCGAAATGCCGTCGTTTTTGAAGCAACATATTCGGTATCCTCGTGATATCTTTGCCATTCAAATGTCCATTTATGCGACATACCACCAAACGAATCCGGAGCGATTCTATAGACAGGAGGATAACTGGATGTTTTCCAAGATTGCCATAGGCAAAAAATTTTTTCCAGCGACTCCTTATTACTTAACTTTAGATTTATTAGAACCTGGAAAAGATGAATTTTTCTTGTTTCTGCCCTTATCCCCATTTGGTCGTGATAACCTGCGGGCATTGATGTTTGCGGGAAACGATCTTGAAAATTATGGAAAAATATATGCTTACCGTTTTCCACGTAATCAACAGGTATATGGGCCGGCACAGGTCCATTCTCTGATAAATCAAGATACTGTGATTTCAGAACAGTTCTCACTGTGGGATCAGCGAGGCTCCGAGTTGGTATTTGGAAAAATGATAATTGAACCGACGGGAGGCGCACCGCTCTATATACAGCCACTGTATCTCCAAGAGGAAGGGCCGCTAAAAATACCACAAATAAAGCGATTGATCATGTCTTTGGAAGATACCGTTGTGATGGCACCGAGTCTCGAGGAAGCAGCTGTCAAATTAGAAAATGAACTGCGTCGAAAATCCGTTCATCTTGAAAAAAAGGGGCCGGTTTCTCCGTCCACCCCAAATCAAGAGATCCCGGCAGATGATATAAAAGAAACAAAACCTGATGTGTAG